One genomic segment of Hymenobacter psoromatis includes these proteins:
- a CDS encoding anhydro-N-acetylmuramic acid kinase, whose translation MNPQLARLAALAAQPSRRIIGLMSGTSLDGLDVALCCCTGAGAGLRVKLERFVTVPYEAAIQAKIRAVSQPAVRLEDLVLLHAELARRHAAAVLACLTEWGVGPTEVDVLASHGQTIWHAPRHQHGRADFPHHATLQIGDGDHLAQLTGIITLSDFRQKHVAAGYEGAPLAPFADELLFREKGVNRLLLNLGGIANFTLLPADGGPAQATDTGPANTLLDAVVRRHYPGRLYDAGGQLAAQGRPHAGLLAALLAHPFFAAPFPKTTGPELFSPAFLAENQRLTTTEFLPPPDLLATLIELTAAAVALAARYYLGPRPAAEVLLSGGGAHNAALLAALARHLPAAPLRSTAEAGVPPDAKEALLFAVLANETLAGAGGLSLGKISLPG comes from the coding sequence ATGAACCCGCAGCTCGCCCGCCTGGCGGCCCTGGCCGCGCAGCCCAGCCGCCGCATCATCGGCCTGATGTCGGGTACCTCGCTCGATGGCCTTGACGTGGCGTTGTGCTGCTGCACCGGGGCCGGCGCGGGGCTGCGCGTGAAGTTGGAGCGCTTCGTAACGGTGCCGTATGAGGCTGCTATTCAGGCAAAAATTCGCGCTGTGAGCCAGCCCGCCGTGCGCCTGGAAGACCTGGTGCTGCTCCATGCCGAGCTGGCCCGCCGCCACGCCGCTGCCGTGCTGGCTTGCCTGACCGAATGGGGGGTAGGGCCCACCGAAGTGGACGTGCTCGCCAGCCACGGCCAGACTATCTGGCACGCGCCGCGCCACCAGCACGGCCGGGCCGATTTCCCGCACCACGCCACCTTGCAAATCGGCGACGGCGACCATCTGGCCCAGCTCACGGGCATTATCACACTCTCCGATTTTCGGCAGAAGCACGTGGCCGCCGGCTACGAGGGCGCGCCGCTGGCCCCATTTGCCGACGAGTTGTTGTTTCGCGAAAAAGGTGTTAACCGCCTGCTGCTCAACCTGGGCGGCATCGCCAACTTCACGCTGCTGCCCGCCGATGGTGGCCCCGCCCAGGCCACCGATACGGGCCCGGCCAACACCCTGCTTGATGCTGTGGTGCGCCGCCACTACCCTGGCCGGCTCTACGACGCGGGCGGGCAGCTGGCCGCGCAGGGCCGGCCCCACGCCGGGCTGCTGGCCGCCCTGCTGGCTCACCCGTTTTTCGCCGCGCCCTTCCCCAAAACCACCGGCCCGGAGCTGTTTTCGCCTGCCTTTCTCGCAGAAAACCAGCGCCTTACAACTACCGAATTCCTACCCCCGCCCGACCTGCTGGCGACCCTTATCGAGTTGACGGCCGCCGCCGTGGCCCTGGCGGCCCGCTACTACCTCGGCCCCCGGCCCGCCGCCGAGGTGCTGCTCAGCGGTGGTGGCGCGCACAATGCTGCGCTGCTCGCCGCCCTGGCCCGGCACCTGCCCGCCGCTCCGCTCCGCAGCACCGCCGAAGCCGGCGTGCCCCCCGATGCCAAGGAAGCTCTGCTCTTCGCCGTGCTGGCCAATGAGACGCTGGCGGGCGCGGGCGGGCTGAGCCTGGGCAAGATTTCATTGCCCGGCTGA
- a CDS encoding nucleotide pyrophosphohydrolase yields the protein MTLEQAQATVDEWITTTGVRYFSELTNMAILTEEVGEVARLIARQYGEQSFKDSDRGRELGDELADVLFVLICLANQTGVDLTDALTRNLAKKTQRDATRHRDNPKLAGGPTPA from the coding sequence ATGACCCTCGAACAAGCTCAAGCTACGGTAGATGAGTGGATTACGACCACCGGCGTGCGCTATTTCAGCGAGTTGACTAATATGGCCATTCTCACCGAGGAGGTGGGCGAGGTGGCCCGCCTCATCGCCCGGCAATACGGCGAGCAGTCGTTCAAGGACTCGGACCGGGGTAGGGAGCTGGGTGATGAGCTGGCTGACGTGCTGTTCGTGCTCATCTGCCTGGCCAACCAAACCGGCGTGGACCTCACCGATGCGCTAACCCGCAACCTGGCCAAGAAAACCCAGCGCGATGCCACCCGCCACCGCGACAACCCCAAGCTGGCCGGCGGCCCTACCCCCGCATGA
- the dtd gene encoding D-aminoacyl-tRNA deacylase — protein sequence MRLVIQRVREASVTVAGTLTGQIGPGLLVLAGCAPTDDEAALAWQARKLVSLRIFNDDNGQMNRSVLDVGGEVLIVSQFTLLADARKGNRPSYAGAAPPAVAEPLYRRFVALVAAALGRPVPTGIFGADMQVSLLNDGPVTIVLDSPATNG from the coding sequence ATGCGTCTCGTCATTCAGCGCGTCCGCGAAGCCTCGGTCACCGTAGCGGGCACCCTCACGGGCCAGATTGGCCCTGGCCTGCTGGTACTGGCCGGTTGCGCGCCCACCGACGACGAGGCCGCCCTAGCCTGGCAGGCCCGCAAATTGGTTAGCCTACGCATCTTCAACGATGACAATGGCCAGATGAACCGCAGCGTACTCGACGTGGGCGGCGAAGTGCTGATAGTGAGCCAGTTTACGCTGCTGGCTGATGCCCGCAAGGGCAACCGGCCTAGCTACGCGGGCGCAGCCCCGCCCGCCGTGGCCGAGCCGCTCTACCGGCGCTTCGTGGCGCTGGTGGCCGCGGCGCTGGGCCGGCCGGTGCCCACTGGCATCTTCGGGGCCGATATGCAGGTAAGTTTGCTCAATGACGGCCCAGTGACGATTGTGCTGGACTCGCCCGCCACTAACGGTTAG
- the mltG gene encoding endolytic transglycosylase MltG, which translates to MTESAAPVFPAPPLVPRQPRRWRWLLATLLLAVLVGTGALAYRLLYAPNVPAAVDGPAYLYVRRGVGLKAVLDSLRQPGLLLRPADFARMARWWGYGTAAYPVQPGRYTLPAGLGNLALLRLLASGRQDTLAFTLKPFHYLPQLPRQAGRQLSLDTAQLHKLLADNDYLARRYGLDTATVRTLFIPGPLRLCWPTPAAAFLDSVAARHRRFWNKQRLAEADSLKMSPVQVAVLASIVQRETAQPLDRPRIAGVYLNRLRRGQPLQADPTLLWPLHGLGTRKRVLNVDKKVDSPYNTYRHKGLPPGPITTPYPQALDAVLRPAHHDYIFFCARPDGSGFSDFAVTFAEHKLNARRFQHHLDSLKIKR; encoded by the coding sequence ATGACCGAATCTGCCGCGCCTGTTTTTCCTGCTCCGCCGCTGGTTCCGCGCCAGCCGCGCCGCTGGCGCTGGCTGCTGGCCACGCTGCTGCTGGCCGTGCTGGTGGGCACCGGGGCGCTGGCCTACCGCCTGCTCTACGCCCCCAACGTGCCGGCCGCCGTAGACGGCCCGGCCTACCTCTACGTCCGCAGGGGGGTAGGGCTCAAGGCGGTGCTGGATTCGTTGCGGCAGCCGGGGCTACTGCTGCGGCCCGCGGATTTTGCCCGCATGGCGCGCTGGTGGGGCTACGGCACGGCCGCCTACCCGGTGCAGCCCGGCCGCTATACACTGCCCGCCGGCCTTGGCAACCTCGCTTTGCTGCGCCTGCTCGCCAGCGGCCGCCAGGATACGCTGGCCTTCACGCTCAAGCCCTTCCACTACCTGCCGCAGCTGCCGCGCCAGGCCGGCCGCCAGCTCAGCCTAGATACGGCGCAGCTGCATAAGCTACTGGCTGATAACGATTATTTAGCCCGCCGCTACGGCCTCGACACGGCCACGGTGCGCACGCTGTTCATCCCCGGCCCGCTGCGGCTGTGCTGGCCCACGCCGGCCGCCGCGTTCCTGGATTCGGTGGCGGCGCGCCACCGCCGCTTCTGGAACAAGCAGCGGCTGGCTGAGGCCGACTCTTTGAAGATGAGCCCCGTGCAGGTGGCGGTGCTGGCCAGCATCGTGCAGCGCGAAACCGCCCAGCCGCTCGACCGGCCCCGCATCGCCGGGGTATATCTCAACCGCCTGCGCCGGGGCCAGCCCTTGCAGGCCGACCCGACCCTGCTCTGGCCTCTGCACGGCCTGGGCACTCGCAAGCGCGTGCTCAACGTGGATAAAAAAGTAGATTCGCCCTACAATACCTACCGCCACAAGGGCCTGCCGCCCGGCCCCATCACCACGCCCTACCCCCAGGCCCTGGACGCGGTGCTGCGCCCCGCCCACCACGACTATATCTTCTTCTGCGCCCGCCCCGACGGCAGCGGCTTCTCCGATTTTGCCGTCACCTTCGCCGAGCACAAGCTCAACGCCCGCCGCTTCCAGCATCATTTGGATAGCTTAAAGATTAAGCGATGA
- a CDS encoding carboxypeptidase-like regulatory domain-containing protein: protein MLRQAQHDVLFWFLFFLASLPALAQESPVLRGRVLDADTHQPIPNAQVGLADNRLGTSTNLEGRFALRVPAAYQGSTLEVALLGYRKFSRPLPPLPGPELLIELTSSPASLGTVSVTASAEGIIRTALARVPLNYPVRPTQLTGFYRESDDEAASGRYDYLAEGQLLVYKPGYQRPRAVGYVQVRESRRVDLRPDSTASQVLPGINWLAGALVPQRFDFVQQRPEFIDPKHFKEYQYRFSPQTSYQGRAVYVITFGPRLGSKRADFAGEIYIDERSYAFLGAAWHRTPAGIRRENLLVFEASERAYRTDYQRYAGRYYLKSIWYNTVGKSLAGQVRHHLAEFVTTAIDTAGLVPPTYPERSQYADIFLKTPVLYDSAFWQRYTTLLPNAALLDQARQRQAATLLRARPTPPAAANVPAGSRQAARRKWSLLSHLRYSYTGGLLPVRLPAADLRATLAPAGSALRADVQAATTPQSLTYQYAFGVQLDLTPTLAAYATTRHALRQLRGDGWEAGFTFAPNLNPLGRPLRGRVGAAYLRQSVGRELGTVPNPDAGLRLAGQALPGDQLTLSLQNVTDALLPKLGLGLELSRRWEAVADLGYVLPLRTRGQLLVEEEKGFFSLNQHAADLSLPATEAQILVNGQPAARGPWQPGRLLLSMGVLWRLGP from the coding sequence ATGCTTCGACAAGCTCAGCATGACGTTCTTTTTTGGTTCTTATTTTTTTTAGCATCTCTACCCGCCCTGGCGCAGGAAAGCCCGGTGCTACGCGGCCGGGTACTCGATGCTGACACTCACCAGCCCATCCCAAACGCGCAGGTCGGCTTAGCCGATAACCGGCTGGGCACCAGCACCAACCTGGAGGGCCGCTTCGCGCTGCGGGTGCCGGCCGCCTACCAGGGCAGCACCCTGGAAGTAGCCCTGCTGGGCTACCGCAAATTTAGCCGGCCCCTACCCCCGCTGCCGGGCCCGGAGCTGCTTATTGAGCTGACCAGTAGCCCCGCCAGCTTGGGCACGGTGAGCGTCACGGCCTCAGCCGAAGGGATTATTCGCACGGCGCTGGCCCGCGTGCCACTCAACTACCCAGTGCGGCCCACCCAGCTCACGGGCTTCTACCGCGAGTCGGACGATGAGGCCGCCAGCGGGCGCTACGACTACCTGGCCGAAGGGCAGCTGCTGGTGTACAAGCCGGGCTACCAGCGCCCCCGCGCCGTCGGCTACGTGCAGGTGCGGGAATCGCGCCGTGTGGACTTGCGCCCCGACTCAACCGCCAGCCAGGTACTACCGGGTATCAACTGGCTGGCGGGCGCGCTCGTGCCCCAGCGCTTCGATTTCGTGCAGCAGCGCCCGGAGTTCATTGACCCCAAGCATTTTAAGGAGTATCAATACCGCTTTAGCCCGCAAACCAGCTACCAGGGGCGGGCGGTATACGTCATCACCTTCGGGCCGCGGCTGGGTTCCAAGCGGGCTGATTTTGCGGGGGAAATCTACATTGATGAGCGTAGCTACGCCTTTTTGGGGGCGGCCTGGCACCGTACGCCAGCCGGTATCCGGCGCGAAAATCTGCTGGTGTTCGAGGCCAGCGAGCGAGCGTATCGCACGGACTATCAGCGCTATGCGGGGCGCTATTATTTGAAGAGCATCTGGTATAACACCGTGGGTAAGTCCCTGGCCGGCCAAGTGCGCCACCACTTGGCCGAGTTTGTGACCACGGCCATCGACACGGCCGGCTTGGTGCCGCCCACCTACCCCGAGCGCAGCCAGTACGCCGATATTTTCCTGAAAACGCCGGTGCTCTACGACTCGGCGTTCTGGCAGCGCTACACTACCCTGCTGCCCAACGCCGCCCTGCTCGACCAGGCTCGCCAGCGCCAGGCCGCTACCTTGCTGCGGGCGCGCCCTACCCCCCCCGCCGCGGCCAACGTGCCGGCTGGGTCAAGGCAAGCGGCGCGGCGCAAGTGGTCGCTGCTCAGTCATTTGCGCTACTCCTACACGGGCGGCCTACTGCCAGTGCGCCTGCCGGCTGCCGACCTGCGCGCTACGCTGGCCCCCGCCGGCTCGGCCCTGCGGGCCGACGTGCAGGCTGCCACTACCCCCCAAAGCCTGACGTACCAGTACGCCTTCGGCGTGCAACTTGACCTCACGCCGACCCTGGCTGCCTACGCTACCACCCGCCACGCGCTGCGCCAGCTGCGCGGTGATGGCTGGGAGGCCGGCTTCACCTTCGCCCCCAACCTCAACCCGCTCGGCCGGCCGTTGCGGGGCAGGGTAGGGGCCGCTTACCTGCGCCAAAGCGTGGGCCGCGAGCTGGGCACCGTGCCCAACCCCGATGCCGGCCTGCGCCTGGCCGGCCAGGCCCTGCCAGGCGACCAGCTCACGTTGTCATTACAAAACGTGACCGATGCCCTGCTGCCCAAGCTCGGCCTGGGCCTGGAGCTGAGCCGCCGCTGGGAAGCCGTGGCCGACCTGGGCTACGTGCTGCCGCTACGCACCCGCGGCCAGCTGCTGGTGGAGGAAGAAAAGGGCTTTTTCAGCCTCAATCAGCACGCGGCCGACCTGAGCTTACCCGCCACCGAGGCGCAGATTTTGGTGAATGGCCAGCCCGCCGCCCGCGGCCCCTGGCAGCCGGGCCGCCTGCTGCTGAGCATGGGCGTGCTGTGGCGGCTGGGGCCGTAG
- a CDS encoding ribonuclease D, whose product MKPTIHYLTTAAEVADAAAHFATLPRIGIDLEFDDNRYRYGRHLALIQVFDGQAVYLIDPLPLEPAMAAGLEPLFAVLRDPAVAKVFHSCKSDILLLDELFSVNCRTIVDTSVQFTLLALEDNNISLGRLIQSELGLEVDKGEQKSNWLKRPLTEAQKEYAANDVLYLFELTDRLTARLQEQGRAQWAQEENHALEAVRYGRDEQRPHLRLAGKFRIGPTELPLFRELYALRDRLARQLDRPSYMVLSNDRLAEITRQPLATPSELRSAGGLHPELKRAPYADELLALATAELAPDGPLPADQRRPQPFRRRFGGPAAARAEAREALLNSLKNHLAADYSPVLANTVLSNRLIGDVVEQGSLTALRPWQRQLLGETAGQHGLGIQELEEPLQA is encoded by the coding sequence ATGAAGCCAACCATTCATTACCTCACCACGGCCGCCGAGGTGGCCGACGCGGCCGCCCATTTCGCCACCCTGCCGCGCATCGGCATCGACCTGGAATTCGACGATAACCGCTATCGCTACGGCCGCCACCTGGCCCTGATTCAGGTCTTCGATGGCCAGGCGGTGTACCTTATCGACCCCCTACCCCTGGAGCCGGCGATGGCCGCCGGCCTGGAGCCGCTGTTCGCGGTGCTTCGCGACCCGGCCGTAGCCAAGGTATTCCACTCCTGCAAATCCGATATTCTGCTGCTCGATGAGCTGTTTAGCGTGAATTGCCGCACCATCGTGGACACCAGCGTGCAGTTTACGCTGCTGGCATTGGAGGATAATAACATCTCTCTCGGCCGTCTCATTCAGAGCGAATTAGGCTTGGAAGTAGATAAGGGCGAGCAGAAATCGAATTGGCTCAAGCGGCCCCTTACCGAAGCCCAGAAAGAGTACGCCGCCAACGATGTGCTATATCTGTTCGAGCTAACCGACCGCCTCACGGCGCGCCTGCAAGAGCAGGGTAGGGCGCAGTGGGCGCAGGAAGAAAACCACGCCCTCGAAGCCGTGCGCTACGGCCGCGACGAGCAGCGCCCGCACCTGCGCCTGGCCGGTAAGTTCCGCATCGGTCCCACCGAGCTGCCCCTGTTCCGGGAGCTGTACGCGCTGCGCGACCGCCTAGCGCGGCAGCTCGACCGGCCCAGCTACATGGTGCTCAGCAACGATAGGCTGGCCGAAATCACGCGCCAGCCGCTGGCCACGCCCAGTGAGCTGCGCAGTGCCGGCGGCCTGCACCCCGAGCTGAAGCGCGCGCCCTACGCCGACGAGCTGCTAGCCCTGGCCACCGCCGAGCTGGCCCCCGACGGCCCGCTGCCCGCCGACCAGCGCCGGCCGCAGCCCTTTCGTCGGCGATTCGGCGGCCCCGCCGCCGCCCGAGCTGAAGCCCGCGAAGCGCTATTGAACAGCCTCAAAAATCACCTGGCTGCCGACTATAGTCCCGTGCTGGCCAACACCGTGCTTAGCAACCGCCTCATCGGCGACGTGGTAGAGCAGGGCAGCCTGACCGCCCTGCGCCCCTGGCAGCGCCAGCTGCTGGGCGAAACCGCCGGCCAGCACGGACTGGGTATTCAGGAGCTGGAAGAGCCGCTGCAAGCGTAG
- a CDS encoding SusC/RagA family TonB-linked outer membrane protein, which produces MRNFFTPLLVIAALPALAQTRAIVGHVSGSDAGVLPGATIVERGTTNGTTSGADGEFRMTVQPGATLIISSIGYATQTVPVGDKSTLTVMLSASATSLDEAVVVGYGTQSKADLTGAVVQLSGAVVANQPVTSFEQSIQGRTPGVVINQGSGKLGQGLNIQVRGTSSVSASNQPLYVIDGIPVTSQDQSQASTEPLNPLADLNPNDIESISILKDASASAIYGSRASNGVIIITTRKGKQGQTKVTAGYYYGISAPTRQRQFLSGPQYNQLLGEAFTNAGLIGPDSVNQYPTLNSAFNGYGLDYNSPYSTNWSNQAFRNQGKYKLFGGGAGVSQYDFSVSGGDAKTRFYLSGTFNDQKGIIVGNRFRRGSLRMNLEHSIRDNLRVGLNTSLARTVNDRVAGDNDFSNPLQLNALAPTQPVYDPATGLLNAQTIYYNALIDQELGSNRAGTYRSFSSAYLNFTPMKGLTLRTEVGGDFLNLNEDLVRSAGTQTGAATGYSYSAQSQVVNYTNNNTATYARDFGEAHHLDVLVGESYQRSDSRVTTAEGRGFPTSDFTRINSAAVKTGGSGSSGTGFSILSYFARVNYAFRNKFLVSGSVREDGSSRFGNERRYGTFGAGSIGYLLSEESFLKGNAIINYLKVRASFGLTGNAEIGNFSSRSLVSALPYADQSGLVTGVGGGIGASLGDPTLTWENTKQTDLGVEFGFLQNRITGEVDLYQKNTSRLLLNRQLQLATGFSNATQNVGQLQNKGLEIALNGRILDGDFKWSVGGNMSFNRNLITALATPIIPGGAIISRVTQGQPLGVFYTKRYASVDPANGDALYYQADGTKSNDYGAAPDQKVGNPNPKFTGGVNTTASFKGFDLNALGQFTYGNDIYNAAGVYQSTGFNNYLDNQTIDQLGRWQKPGDITNIPQSRFGSGNGTGNSSRFIQSGSYFRFKNVTLGYSLPADLVKRGYLQSVRIYVTGYNLATLTKYTGYDPEVNTFGLGNGIGGTSSGNIALGHDFYTPPLPRTFLIGANLGF; this is translated from the coding sequence ATGAGAAATTTTTTTACCCCCTTACTGGTGATAGCGGCCTTGCCGGCGCTGGCCCAGACGCGGGCCATCGTCGGGCATGTGTCGGGCTCCGATGCCGGCGTGCTGCCGGGGGCCACCATCGTGGAGCGCGGCACCACCAACGGCACCACGAGCGGGGCCGACGGCGAGTTCCGAATGACGGTGCAGCCGGGCGCTACGCTCATTATTAGCTCCATCGGCTATGCCACCCAGACGGTGCCGGTGGGCGATAAGTCCACCCTCACCGTGATGCTGTCGGCCAGCGCGACCTCGCTCGATGAGGCGGTGGTGGTGGGCTATGGCACCCAAAGCAAAGCCGACCTCACGGGCGCGGTAGTGCAGCTGTCGGGCGCGGTAGTGGCCAACCAGCCGGTGACCAGCTTCGAGCAGTCCATTCAGGGTCGCACGCCGGGGGTCGTCATCAACCAAGGCAGCGGCAAACTGGGGCAGGGGCTGAACATTCAGGTGCGGGGTACCTCGTCGGTGTCGGCCTCCAACCAGCCGCTGTACGTGATTGACGGCATCCCGGTAACCTCGCAGGACCAGTCGCAGGCCAGCACCGAGCCGCTGAACCCACTGGCCGACCTCAACCCCAACGACATCGAGAGCATCAGTATTCTGAAGGATGCCTCGGCCTCGGCCATCTACGGCTCGCGGGCCTCGAACGGGGTTATTATCATCACGACCCGCAAGGGCAAGCAGGGCCAGACCAAGGTAACGGCCGGCTACTACTACGGTATCAGCGCGCCCACCCGCCAGCGGCAGTTTCTGAGCGGCCCGCAGTACAACCAGCTGCTGGGTGAGGCGTTTACAAATGCGGGTCTTATTGGTCCTGACTCCGTGAACCAGTATCCTACCCTGAACTCCGCTTTTAATGGCTACGGGCTCGACTATAATTCGCCCTACAGTACCAACTGGAGCAACCAGGCATTTCGTAACCAAGGCAAGTACAAGCTGTTTGGGGGCGGTGCTGGCGTGTCGCAGTATGATTTCAGCGTGAGCGGAGGCGATGCCAAGACGCGCTTTTACCTCAGCGGCACCTTCAACGACCAGAAGGGCATCATCGTGGGCAACCGCTTCCGGCGGGGTAGCCTGCGCATGAACCTCGAACACAGCATCCGCGATAACCTGCGTGTGGGCCTCAATACCTCGCTGGCCCGCACCGTGAACGACCGGGTAGCGGGCGACAATGACTTCTCCAACCCCTTGCAGCTCAACGCGCTGGCCCCCACCCAGCCGGTATACGACCCTGCTACGGGCCTGCTCAATGCCCAGACCATCTACTACAACGCCCTGATTGACCAAGAGTTGGGCAGCAACCGCGCCGGCACTTACCGCTCGTTCAGCTCGGCTTACCTCAACTTTACGCCGATGAAGGGCCTGACCCTGCGCACGGAGGTAGGCGGCGACTTTTTGAACCTGAACGAAGACCTGGTGCGTAGCGCTGGCACCCAGACCGGGGCCGCCACCGGCTACTCTTACAGCGCGCAGAGCCAGGTAGTTAATTATACCAACAACAACACGGCCACCTACGCCCGCGACTTCGGCGAGGCGCACCACCTGGACGTGCTGGTGGGCGAATCGTACCAGCGCTCCGACTCGCGCGTGACCACGGCCGAGGGCCGGGGCTTCCCGACCAGCGATTTCACGCGCATCAACAGCGCGGCCGTGAAAACGGGTGGCTCGGGCTCGTCGGGCACCGGCTTTTCCATTCTCTCCTACTTTGCCCGCGTCAACTACGCCTTTCGGAACAAGTTTTTGGTAAGCGGCAGCGTGCGTGAGGATGGCTCGTCGCGCTTCGGCAACGAGCGGCGCTACGGCACCTTCGGGGCGGGCTCCATTGGCTACCTGCTGTCGGAGGAGAGCTTTTTGAAGGGCAATGCCATCATCAACTACCTCAAGGTGCGGGCCAGCTTCGGCCTCACCGGCAACGCCGAGATTGGCAACTTCTCGTCGCGCAGCCTAGTATCGGCCCTACCCTACGCCGACCAGTCGGGCCTAGTCACGGGGGTAGGGGGAGGGATAGGCGCGTCCTTGGGCGACCCTACCTTAACCTGGGAAAACACCAAGCAAACTGACCTGGGCGTAGAGTTTGGCTTCCTGCAAAACCGCATCACGGGTGAGGTGGACCTGTACCAGAAAAATACCAGCCGGCTGCTGCTCAACCGCCAGCTGCAACTGGCTACCGGCTTCAGCAACGCCACCCAGAACGTAGGCCAGCTGCAAAATAAGGGCCTGGAAATCGCGCTGAATGGCCGCATCCTGGACGGCGACTTCAAGTGGAGCGTGGGTGGCAACATGTCGTTCAACCGCAACCTGATTACCGCGCTCGCTACCCCCATCATTCCGGGCGGGGCCATCATCAGCCGCGTGACGCAGGGCCAGCCGCTGGGTGTGTTCTACACCAAGCGCTACGCCAGCGTGGACCCCGCCAACGGCGACGCGCTCTACTACCAGGCCGATGGTACGAAGAGCAACGACTACGGGGCAGCTCCCGACCAGAAGGTAGGTAACCCAAACCCCAAGTTTACGGGCGGCGTGAACACCACGGCGAGCTTCAAGGGCTTCGATTTGAACGCCCTGGGGCAGTTTACCTACGGCAACGACATCTACAACGCGGCCGGCGTGTACCAATCCACGGGCTTCAACAACTACCTTGACAACCAGACCATTGACCAGCTGGGCCGCTGGCAGAAGCCGGGCGATATCACCAACATTCCGCAGTCCAGGTTCGGCTCGGGTAATGGTACTGGCAATTCATCGCGCTTTATTCAGAGCGGCTCGTACTTCCGCTTCAAGAACGTGACGCTGGGCTACAGCCTGCCCGCAGACCTGGTGAAGCGCGGCTACCTGCAGTCGGTGCGCATCTACGTCACCGGCTACAACTTGGCTACCCTCACCAAGTACACCGGCTACGACCCGGAGGTGAACACATTTGGCCTGGGCAATGGGATAGGCGGGACCAGTAGCGGCAACATCGCGCTGGGCCACGACTTTTACACCCCACCGCTGCCCCGCACCTTCCTGATTGGAGCCAACCTGGGTTTTTAA
- a CDS encoding RagB/SusD family nutrient uptake outer membrane protein codes for MKNILIKSALALTLGLSLAACKDALNIEPQQSIDLATAFNTSQKVGAAVIGCYALLDDPNLYGTDLILVPELMAGDGYLIWRGSFQNYAQIANHIQLPQISDALGIWQQAYANINQTNLVLANLAVVSDSAQRQQFRGEMHFIRGAMYFELVRLYAQQYQAGGGNTQPGVPINLIPNNTIAQADTKLARATVEQVYAQVVSDLQAAITELPALNVTRASAYSAEGMLARVYLQQGNFPAARAAANDVISNSGASLAGTLAAVFANRNSAESLFEIQQNDQNNAGQANAGLATFFAGYSPTGDQGILYGRSDVQVNNSFAALYGPPNGPDARGTDTLTILQTKKLIYKSDGNTRAGQLRTAKWRTYGQDIPIIRLAEMYLIRAECDVRAGNPASALKDVNLIRQRSNATPLPSVALADVLQERQLELAFEGFRLYDFKRTNRNIREFQPAIPGTGGAPDTPALPAINANDAKEILPIPYQEINNNPTLVQNPSY; via the coding sequence ATGAAAAATATTTTAATCAAATCGGCCCTGGCACTCACCCTGGGCCTGAGCCTGGCAGCGTGCAAAGACGCGCTCAACATTGAGCCCCAGCAGAGCATTGACCTGGCTACGGCCTTCAACACCTCGCAGAAAGTGGGCGCGGCCGTGATTGGCTGCTACGCCCTGCTCGACGACCCCAACCTCTACGGCACCGACCTCATTCTGGTGCCCGAGCTGATGGCCGGCGACGGCTACCTCATCTGGCGGGGCTCGTTTCAGAACTATGCGCAAATAGCCAACCACATCCAGCTCCCACAGATTTCCGACGCGCTGGGCATCTGGCAGCAGGCCTACGCCAACATCAACCAGACCAACTTGGTGCTGGCCAACTTGGCCGTGGTGAGCGATAGCGCCCAGCGACAGCAGTTCCGGGGCGAGATGCACTTCATCCGGGGCGCGATGTACTTCGAGCTGGTGCGCCTCTACGCCCAGCAGTACCAGGCGGGCGGCGGCAACACTCAGCCTGGCGTACCCATCAACCTGATACCCAACAATACCATCGCCCAGGCCGACACGAAGCTGGCCCGCGCCACCGTGGAACAAGTGTACGCGCAGGTGGTCAGCGACTTGCAGGCCGCCATCACGGAGCTGCCCGCCCTCAACGTCACCCGCGCCTCTGCCTATTCGGCCGAAGGAATGCTGGCGCGGGTGTACTTGCAGCAGGGCAACTTCCCCGCCGCCCGCGCCGCCGCCAACGACGTAATAAGCAACAGCGGGGCCTCGCTGGCCGGCACGCTGGCCGCCGTGTTTGCGAACCGCAACAGCGCCGAAAGCCTGTTCGAGATTCAGCAAAACGACCAGAACAACGCCGGCCAGGCCAACGCCGGCCTGGCCACGTTCTTCGCCGGCTACAGCCCCACCGGCGACCAGGGCATCCTCTACGGCCGCAGCGACGTGCAGGTAAACAACAGCTTTGCGGCCCTCTACGGCCCGCCCAACGGCCCCGATGCGCGTGGCACTGACACCCTTACCATTCTGCAAACCAAGAAACTCATTTACAAGAGCGACGGCAACACGCGGGCGGGGCAGCTGCGCACCGCCAAGTGGCGCACCTACGGCCAGGATATTCCCATCATCCGCCTAGCCGAGATGTATCTTATCCGGGCGGAGTGCGACGTGCGGGCCGGTAACCCGGCCTCGGCGCTGAAGGACGTGAACCTCATCCGCCAGCGCTCCAACGCTACCCCCCTCCCCAGCGTGGCTCTCGCCGACGTGTTGCAGGAGCGCCAACTGGAGCTGGCCTTCGAGGGCTTCCGCCTCTACGATTTTAAGCGCACGAACCGTAATATCCGCGAGTTTCAGCCCGCCATCCCCGGCACGGGGGGCGCGCCCGATACGCCCGCGCTGCCGGCCATAAATGCCAACGATGCGAAGGAAATCCTGCCCATTCCTTACCAGGAAATCAACAATAACCCTACCCTGGTGCAGAACCCCAGCTATTAG